In one window of Maribacter sp. BPC-D8 DNA:
- a CDS encoding transferrin receptor-like dimerization domain-containing protein has product MKQLLTTLFLLLVLNGYSQNSIIGFSSENTNKQLQLEKSFEEKLNATNLDEWMQKMAAEPHWVGTKFGEKNAKWIKSQFESWGYDTKIETYQILFPYPTERVLELTGPTQYKAKLTAVPVEGDPFTAQGDALLPSYNAFSTDGDVEAELVFVNYGIPKDYEELEKLGISVKGKIVIAKYQGSWRGIKPKLAAEKGAIGCIIYSDPEDDGYGQGDVYPKGAYKNKTGVQRGSVMDMPTYPGDVLTPGYAATKDAKRLDRKDAPTITKIPVLPISYEDALPLLSALDGTVAPESWRGGLPITYHIGPGPAKVHLKLTFDWKLVPAHNVIATLKGTEFPDQWVMRGNHHDAWVHGANDPISGLVALMEEARAIGELAKKGQKPKRTLVFCAWDAEEPGLIGSTEWVEDHKKELQEKVVAYINTDGNGRGFLGAGGSHSLQAMVSEVAGTVVDPQTKVSIKDRRIAANMVNGGDDSFNLYALGSGSDYTPFIQHAGIAALNLGFGGENGGGEYHTIYDTYPHYKRFKDPEFAYGVALANTAGLITLRLANADVIPLNFSQWHSTISNYLTEIIDETESMRKEVLKHNKMVSLNSYALAADPTKKVKTPTKKELIPYIDFSPLQNELVILNETITEFEKINTISLSKKSLEELNKRLMKAEQMLTSEKGLPRRPWFKHQIYAPGFYTGYGVKTLPGVREAIEQKNWAEAQEQIEILTNTFKNFNTYIKDATKNLN; this is encoded by the coding sequence ATGAAACAATTACTCACCACCCTCTTTCTTTTATTGGTCCTCAACGGATATTCACAAAATTCAATTATCGGATTTTCTTCCGAGAATACTAACAAACAACTGCAACTAGAAAAAAGTTTTGAAGAAAAATTAAATGCAACAAACCTTGATGAATGGATGCAAAAAATGGCTGCCGAACCTCATTGGGTAGGTACCAAATTCGGAGAAAAAAATGCAAAATGGATCAAAAGTCAATTTGAGTCTTGGGGTTACGACACCAAAATAGAGACCTATCAAATTCTATTTCCTTATCCGACAGAAAGGGTGTTAGAATTAACCGGTCCTACTCAATACAAGGCAAAATTAACAGCTGTACCAGTAGAAGGAGATCCTTTTACCGCTCAAGGTGATGCCTTATTACCGAGCTATAATGCTTTCTCTACCGATGGTGATGTTGAAGCAGAATTAGTTTTCGTTAATTACGGAATTCCGAAAGATTACGAAGAATTAGAAAAACTTGGCATCAGCGTAAAAGGCAAAATTGTGATTGCAAAATACCAAGGGTCTTGGCGTGGTATTAAACCAAAATTAGCTGCCGAAAAAGGAGCTATTGGTTGTATTATTTACTCTGACCCAGAAGATGATGGCTACGGACAAGGAGATGTCTACCCAAAAGGTGCGTACAAGAATAAAACCGGAGTACAACGTGGTTCGGTGATGGATATGCCTACATACCCAGGCGATGTATTGACCCCTGGTTATGCAGCTACAAAAGATGCTAAAAGGTTGGACAGAAAAGATGCACCGACTATTACAAAAATTCCTGTTTTGCCAATTTCATACGAAGATGCACTTCCGCTTTTATCTGCCTTAGACGGTACCGTTGCGCCAGAATCATGGCGAGGTGGATTGCCAATAACTTATCATATAGGACCAGGACCGGCAAAGGTTCATTTAAAACTTACATTCGACTGGAAACTGGTACCTGCCCATAACGTTATTGCTACTTTAAAAGGAACTGAATTCCCAGATCAGTGGGTTATGCGTGGTAATCACCATGATGCATGGGTACATGGTGCCAATGATCCAATTAGTGGTTTGGTCGCCCTGATGGAAGAAGCTCGCGCTATTGGTGAACTTGCTAAAAAAGGACAAAAGCCAAAACGTACCTTGGTATTCTGCGCATGGGATGCCGAAGAACCAGGATTAATAGGTTCTACAGAATGGGTAGAAGATCATAAAAAAGAATTACAAGAAAAGGTAGTTGCCTATATTAATACTGACGGTAATGGACGCGGATTCTTAGGCGCCGGCGGATCACATTCACTACAGGCTATGGTTAGCGAGGTAGCGGGCACCGTTGTTGATCCACAAACGAAAGTATCGATAAAAGATCGTAGAATTGCTGCGAACATGGTTAACGGTGGTGATGACTCTTTTAATCTTTATGCATTAGGCTCGGGCTCTGATTACACTCCGTTTATTCAACATGCTGGAATTGCTGCATTGAACCTTGGTTTTGGCGGGGAAAATGGTGGTGGAGAATATCATACCATTTACGATACCTATCCACATTACAAAAGATTTAAAGATCCAGAGTTTGCCTATGGCGTTGCTTTGGCGAATACTGCAGGTCTAATCACCTTACGTTTAGCAAATGCAGATGTTATTCCGTTGAACTTCTCGCAATGGCATTCGACTATTTCAAATTACTTAACTGAAATTATTGATGAAACAGAAAGTATGCGTAAAGAGGTTTTAAAACATAATAAGATGGTTTCTCTAAACTCATATGCATTAGCGGCAGACCCAACTAAAAAAGTTAAAACGCCTACCAAAAAAGAACTCATACCTTATATAGATTTTTCACCTTTGCAAAATGAATTGGTGATACTGAATGAAACTATTACTGAGTTTGAAAAAATCAACACGATTAGCCTATCTAAAAAATCGTTAGAAGAGCTCAATAAGCGTTTAATGAAAGCGGAACAGATGCTTACATCAGAGAAAGGCTTACCTCGCAGACCATGGTTCAAACATCAAATTTACGCACCAGGTTTTTACACGGGTTACGGTGTAAAAACGTTACCAGGAGTAAGAGAAGCTATCGAACAAAAAAATTGGGCAGAAGCACAAGAACAAATTGAAATTTTAACAAACACTTTTAAAAACTTTAATACCTATATTAAAGACGCAACTAAAAATTTAAATTAA
- a CDS encoding pirin family protein: protein MKTILHKSDTRGHADHGWLNSYHSFSFANYHNAERMNFGVLRVLNDDTVAGGRGFGTHPHRNMEIISIPLEGDLQHMDDMGNSTVIKAGDVQVMSAGTGVSHSEHNKNKDAEVKFLQIWIIPNEQSVTPRYDQISTKDIATKNSLYQVLSPNADDAGVWIHQNAWFHLGDYDSETTELYTLKQKGNGVYIFVLEGEIEIENQKLNKRDGFGIWDTDTFDFKTNGKSKILVMEVPMSVS, encoded by the coding sequence ATGAAAACTATTTTACATAAATCTGATACCAGAGGTCATGCAGATCATGGTTGGCTAAATTCTTACCATAGCTTTAGTTTTGCAAATTATCACAATGCCGAGCGAATGAATTTCGGAGTTTTAAGGGTGCTTAACGATGATACCGTTGCAGGTGGTCGCGGATTTGGGACTCATCCTCATAGAAATATGGAAATCATATCAATTCCGTTAGAGGGCGACCTTCAGCATATGGACGATATGGGAAATTCAACAGTTATTAAAGCTGGTGATGTTCAAGTTATGAGCGCAGGTACAGGTGTTTCGCATAGTGAACACAACAAAAATAAAGACGCAGAGGTCAAATTCTTACAGATTTGGATTATTCCGAACGAGCAAAGTGTTACTCCGCGTTACGATCAAATCTCGACAAAAGATATTGCAACGAAAAATAGTTTGTATCAAGTACTTTCACCTAACGCAGATGATGCCGGAGTGTGGATTCACCAAAATGCATGGTTTCATCTTGGAGATTACGACTCTGAAACAACTGAGTTATATACTTTAAAACAAAAAGGAAACGGAGTTTACATTTTTGTTTTAGAAGGAGAAATTGAAATTGAAAACCAAAAATTAAACAAACGTGACGGATTTGGAATTTGGGATACCGATACTTTTGATTTTAAAACCAATGGTAAATCAAAAATTCTAGTCATGGAAGTTCCTATGAGTGTTTCATAG
- a CDS encoding DUF58 domain-containing protein — translation MKKVFKNIFLQKRFFLVLTGIIICFLVFYIFENISFIAKLLFYLFLALIIVDIILLFLSKGNIVADRIVPDKLSNGDENNIKIQVTNQYLFSSRVNIIDELPFQFQKRDFNFRSVLKPGEQKFYTYNVRPVERGVYSFGNLNVFATSPIGFLAKKYTYDQDKEVPVYPSFLQLRKYELLAFSNRLLEFGIKKIRRIGHTMEFEQIKDYIQGDDIRNINWKATAKRGQLMVNQFQDEKSQPIYSIIDKGRVMKMPFNSLSLLDYAINATLVISSIALKKNDKAGMFAFSNKIENRVVAERRSSQMNLILETLYNLNTNFVESDFSRLYIDVKRNIPQRSLLLVYTNFETLDALHRQLPYLQAIAKQHLLVVIFFENTELVAYAKENPNNTLEIYEQAIAEKFIYEKQLVVNELRKYGIQTILTKPKDLTINTINKYLEIKAKGIL, via the coding sequence GTGAAAAAGGTATTCAAAAATATATTTCTTCAAAAAAGATTCTTTCTGGTATTAACAGGCATCATCATATGCTTTTTAGTGTTCTATATTTTTGAGAATATCTCATTTATTGCCAAACTTCTGTTCTATCTATTTTTAGCATTAATAATTGTAGACATCATTCTTCTGTTTTTATCGAAAGGAAACATAGTTGCTGACAGAATTGTACCTGATAAGCTTTCTAATGGCGATGAAAACAATATCAAAATACAAGTTACTAATCAATACTTATTTTCTAGCAGGGTAAACATTATAGACGAGCTTCCTTTTCAATTTCAGAAACGTGATTTTAATTTTAGGAGTGTATTAAAACCTGGAGAGCAAAAATTTTACACATATAATGTAAGACCTGTTGAACGCGGAGTATATAGTTTCGGGAATTTAAATGTATTCGCTACTTCCCCTATCGGGTTTCTAGCTAAAAAATATACATATGACCAAGATAAGGAAGTACCTGTTTATCCTTCATTTTTACAACTTCGCAAATATGAGCTTTTAGCATTTAGTAATCGCCTACTTGAATTCGGAATTAAAAAAATTCGCCGTATTGGTCATACGATGGAGTTTGAGCAAATAAAAGATTATATACAGGGCGATGATATTCGTAATATAAATTGGAAGGCGACAGCTAAAAGAGGTCAGTTGATGGTCAACCAATTTCAAGATGAAAAATCACAACCTATTTATTCTATTATAGACAAAGGCAGGGTAATGAAAATGCCATTTAACTCACTTAGCTTGCTAGATTACGCCATTAATGCAACTCTGGTCATTAGCAGTATTGCCCTTAAAAAAAATGATAAAGCGGGTATGTTCGCTTTTAGTAATAAGATAGAAAACAGAGTAGTTGCAGAACGTAGAAGCTCTCAAATGAACCTTATTCTTGAAACACTTTATAACCTAAATACTAATTTTGTTGAGAGTGATTTTAGTAGACTATATATTGATGTAAAAAGAAATATACCACAACGAAGTCTATTACTAGTTTATACAAATTTTGAAACCTTAGACGCACTGCATCGCCAATTACCCTATTTGCAAGCCATTGCAAAACAACATTTATTGGTCGTTATTTTCTTTGAAAATACAGAACTTGTTGCATACGCTAAAGAAAATCCAAATAATACTCTTGAAATTTACGAGCAAGCTATTGCCGAGAAATTTATCTACGAGAAACAATTGGTAGTTAATGAACTTAGAAAGTATGGTATACAGACTATTTTAACCAAACCAAAAGATTTGACTATTAATACCATCAACAAGTATTTAGAAATTAAAGCGAAAGGAATTCTGTAA
- a CDS encoding RDD family protein has product MNNLQINTTQNVNLNYTIVSIGERIVAFFIDAFILYLYYVLVNLIGDAIGYIYDDGWTQRGIVGLISLPAMFYSLLMHIIFNGRTVGKMIMKMRVVSVDGSPVNWSNYLIRWMLRLVDIWIFVGSIGLLTILFSEKRQRLGDAAAGTVVISTKNKTKVSHTILEEVEDTYVPKFVNVTILTDKDVRLIKETFSIAQKSNDFKTMKALRDKVDSILQTNSDLYDKQYLDTVLKDYNYFTQKL; this is encoded by the coding sequence ATGAATAACCTCCAAATCAATACAACGCAAAATGTGAACCTTAATTATACTATTGTAAGTATAGGTGAACGAATTGTGGCATTTTTTATAGATGCATTTATATTGTATCTCTATTATGTTCTAGTGAATTTAATCGGTGACGCCATTGGTTATATTTATGATGATGGATGGACGCAGAGAGGCATCGTCGGCTTAATATCTTTACCTGCAATGTTTTACAGTTTGTTAATGCATATCATTTTTAATGGTAGAACTGTAGGCAAAATGATTATGAAAATGAGGGTGGTATCGGTTGATGGTTCACCGGTTAATTGGAGTAATTATTTAATTCGATGGATGCTTCGTTTGGTCGATATTTGGATTTTTGTCGGATCTATTGGTCTTCTAACCATTCTATTCTCTGAAAAAAGACAACGTTTAGGTGATGCGGCTGCGGGTACAGTAGTAATTAGCACAAAAAACAAGACTAAAGTTTCTCATACAATTTTAGAAGAGGTGGAAGATACCTATGTACCTAAATTTGTGAATGTTACCATACTGACCGATAAAGATGTAAGGCTGATCAAAGAAACCTTTAGTATAGCTCAGAAAAGCAATGATTTTAAAACGATGAAGGCGCTTAGAGATAAAGTAGATAGTATATTGCAGACGAATTCAGATTTGTACGATAAGCAGTATTTAGATACGGTCTTAAAAGATTATAATTATTTTACCCAAAAGCTATAA
- a CDS encoding stage II sporulation protein M → MREAAFVKQNKEKWIAFENAINLGATSNPDELANGYIQLTNDLAYAQTYYAESKTLLYLNGLASQAHQKIYKNKKESKNRILSFWLTEFPLFFKQYHTTLGIAFLIFIIASAIGSLSALNDATFVRLILGDAYVNETLNNIANGDPAAIYKGGSEIGSFLGITINNIRVAFLAFAFGVITSIGTGYILFSNGVMLGAFITFFYTKGVFFEANKQIWLHGTIEISVIIIAGCAGLIMGNSILFPKTYSRRVSFMKGAKDGLKVVVSTIPFFIIAGFIEGFITRYTGMPNWLAFLIIGASLFLIIFYYIAYPIILNNQHERQLHTVTG, encoded by the coding sequence ATGCGCGAAGCTGCTTTTGTGAAGCAAAATAAGGAAAAATGGATAGCATTTGAAAATGCTATAAACCTTGGTGCTACCTCAAACCCAGATGAACTTGCCAATGGCTACATTCAACTTACTAATGATTTAGCCTACGCGCAAACGTATTACGCAGAAAGTAAGACTTTATTGTATTTAAACGGATTAGCTTCACAGGCACACCAAAAAATTTACAAGAATAAAAAAGAAAGTAAAAATCGAATTCTTAGCTTTTGGTTAACTGAATTTCCTCTTTTTTTCAAACAATATCATACCACACTTGGCATTGCATTTTTAATATTTATTATCGCATCTGCCATTGGTTCATTATCTGCTTTGAACGATGCTACCTTTGTTCGTTTAATTTTAGGCGATGCATATGTAAACGAAACCCTTAATAATATTGCCAACGGTGATCCTGCCGCCATTTACAAAGGTGGCAGTGAAATTGGCTCATTTTTAGGCATTACCATTAATAATATTAGAGTTGCATTTCTTGCTTTTGCATTTGGTGTAATTACTAGTATCGGCACTGGTTATATTCTTTTTAGCAATGGCGTTATGCTGGGTGCATTCATTACTTTCTTTTATACGAAAGGGGTTTTCTTTGAGGCAAATAAGCAAATATGGTTACATGGCACCATAGAAATTTCAGTAATCATAATTGCCGGCTGTGCTGGTTTAATTATGGGCAACAGCATACTATTTCCAAAAACATATTCTAGGCGGGTATCTTTTATGAAAGGTGCTAAAGACGGACTAAAAGTTGTGGTCAGTACGATTCCGTTTTTTATTATTGCCGGTTTCATTGAAGGTTTTATTACACGATATACCGGTATGCCCAATTGGCTGGCTTTTTTAATAATTGGCGCTTCTTTATTTCTAATTATATTTTATTACATCGCATACCCGATCATACTTAACAACCAACATGAAAGACAATTACATACCGTTACGGGTTAA
- a CDS encoding DUF4350 domain-containing protein, with amino-acid sequence MNRSTNKFNHNLGKRSKIILGLLIAVLIGIIVTEIVRPRPINWRPSFTSVSKIPFGCFVLYNELPSIFPNSEIESVEKSIYDLLIERDSTIASNYLMINDFIYLDEQETNQVLKYVANGNQVFIASSNLTGQLADTLNIEITQQYDIQEDSVRASFSNQNLKQEHFYFERGVDPSYFISVDTANTEILGHIQFKTSSFLENNKDEIKVRPNFIKTTFGEGSFIINTLPIAYTNYYILGDNKDYSTQSLSYLNDHHLYWDDYKKSGRKVITSPMRFILNQPPLKWSYYLLVVGLLLFVIFKAKREQRIIPIIKPLENSSVAFAKTVGSLYYQHRDYANLNNKKITYFLTYVRNRYYVNTTVLDESFITQLSAKAGKSREETKTLIDLILSLKNKPIHTEQDSLALVQKINTFKQSYGR; translated from the coding sequence TTGAATCGATCAACAAACAAATTCAATCATAATTTGGGTAAGCGTTCTAAAATAATACTTGGACTTTTGATTGCGGTGCTAATTGGTATCATCGTAACCGAAATAGTACGCCCTAGACCCATAAATTGGAGACCTTCGTTTACTTCTGTATCTAAAATTCCGTTTGGTTGTTTTGTTCTTTATAATGAACTGCCTTCAATATTTCCGAACAGCGAAATTGAATCTGTTGAAAAGAGTATTTACGATTTGCTTATAGAGCGAGATTCTACGATAGCTTCGAATTATTTAATGATCAATGATTTTATCTATTTAGATGAACAAGAAACAAATCAAGTTTTAAAATATGTAGCCAATGGCAATCAAGTTTTTATAGCTAGTAGCAATCTTACAGGGCAATTAGCCGATACTTTAAATATTGAAATTACACAGCAATATGATATACAAGAAGACTCGGTCAGAGCTTCTTTCTCCAATCAAAATTTAAAACAAGAACATTTCTACTTTGAAAGAGGAGTTGATCCTTCATATTTCATTAGTGTTGATACTGCAAACACAGAAATACTCGGACACATACAATTCAAAACTTCTTCATTTTTAGAGAATAATAAGGATGAAATTAAAGTGAGACCCAATTTTATTAAGACAACTTTTGGTGAAGGAAGTTTCATTATTAACACCTTACCCATAGCATATACCAACTATTACATATTGGGTGATAATAAGGACTATAGCACACAGAGTTTATCGTATCTAAATGATCATCATTTATATTGGGATGATTATAAGAAATCTGGCCGAAAAGTTATCACCTCACCTATGCGATTCATATTAAATCAACCCCCATTAAAATGGAGCTATTATTTGCTTGTTGTTGGCTTACTACTTTTTGTAATCTTTAAAGCCAAAAGAGAGCAGCGAATTATCCCTATTATAAAACCTTTAGAAAACTCTTCTGTAGCATTTGCAAAAACTGTTGGATCACTATATTATCAACATAGAGATTATGCTAATTTGAACAATAAAAAAATCACCTATTTTTTAACCTACGTTAGAAATAGATATTATGTAAACACCACTGTTTTAGATGAAAGCTTCATTACTCAATTAAGTGCTAAAGCCGGAAAATCTAGAGAAGAAACAAAAACTCTAATAGACCTCATACTTAGTCTAAAAAATAAACCTATACATACTGAACAAGACTCATTAGCCCTGGTTCAGAAAATAAATACATTTAAACAATCTTATGGAAGATAA
- a CDS encoding sensor histidine kinase, which produces MSKQNTSNKGVKKIKFLDEFGLITIISSIFTFAVFIYTLLFHSYTEQVLAFIVALGFGIGFILNRLKLHKATRIYMTLFPPVIFMSLIFLIGGFFGQAVSFATMGFLAYIGYRRNPRLRNLIIGFDILAFIIPTIYISIYEPILGIIDVPFDEIFAFLACLGWLSLTFSMYDENKTRTYTSDLENHITALKESELNLKNAQNDLRNQNNKLAVLNNELELKNTHIEEFTFIVTHDLRGPLNNIKVIATELEKQHSDANYANFSNYLKHLQGSSTRLTNLVEGLLKYAEIGNSSGMKSVNITEIIQQVIDDLSESIKNSKATLNIAEMPTLIARPSDIRMLFQNLIHNALKFKTNNGPPVIDISSEKKDNEYLFSVADNGIGIPKEQLENVFNAFHKLHNQSKFEGSGIGLYGSKKIVDHHLGKIWVESEENVGSTFYFTINTNSLEHHKTEEHSVSLN; this is translated from the coding sequence TTGTCTAAACAAAACACATCTAATAAAGGCGTAAAAAAAATCAAATTTTTAGATGAATTTGGTTTAATCACCATTATATCTTCAATTTTCACCTTTGCCGTATTCATATATACGCTCCTTTTTCATTCTTATACCGAACAGGTACTGGCATTTATTGTTGCATTAGGTTTCGGAATTGGTTTTATTTTAAATCGTTTAAAACTTCATAAAGCCACTAGAATATATATGACCCTTTTTCCTCCTGTCATATTTATGAGCCTTATATTTTTAATTGGCGGCTTTTTTGGTCAAGCAGTTTCTTTTGCTACAATGGGCTTCTTGGCTTATATAGGTTATCGTAGAAACCCAAGGTTAAGAAATCTAATTATCGGATTTGATATTCTAGCATTTATAATACCTACTATATACATTTCAATATACGAACCCATTTTAGGGATTATAGATGTTCCGTTCGATGAAATTTTTGCATTTTTAGCTTGCCTAGGCTGGCTTTCTCTTACATTTAGCATGTACGATGAAAATAAAACAAGAACATATACCTCCGATTTAGAAAACCATATTACCGCTTTAAAAGAAAGCGAATTAAACCTTAAAAATGCCCAAAACGACCTAAGAAATCAAAACAATAAATTAGCTGTTTTAAACAATGAACTTGAATTAAAAAATACGCATATTGAAGAATTTACTTTTATAGTAACTCACGATTTAAGAGGTCCCCTAAACAATATAAAAGTCATTGCCACAGAATTAGAAAAACAACATTCAGATGCTAACTATGCGAATTTCAGTAACTACCTAAAGCATTTACAAGGCAGCTCTACTAGGCTTACAAATTTAGTAGAAGGTCTTTTGAAATATGCTGAAATCGGGAATTCTAGCGGAATGAAATCTGTAAACATTACTGAAATCATACAGCAAGTAATCGATGATTTATCAGAAAGTATTAAAAATTCTAAAGCAACATTGAATATTGCCGAGATGCCTACATTAATTGCTAGACCTAGTGATATTAGAATGCTTTTTCAAAATTTAATTCATAATGCGCTAAAATTTAAAACTAATAACGGACCGCCTGTTATTGATATTTCGTCTGAAAAAAAAGATAATGAATACCTGTTTAGTGTCGCAGATAATGGTATTGGAATACCCAAAGAGCAACTAGAGAATGTTTTTAATGCTTTTCATAAACTTCATAACCAATCTAAATTTGAAGGATCTGGTATCGGACTCTACGGAAGCAAAAAAATAGTGGATCATCACTTAGGTAAAATATGGGTCGAATCTGAAGAAAATGTAGGTAGCACCTTTTATTTTACTATCAACACCAATTCTTTAGAACATCATAAAACCGAAGAGCATAGCGTAAGTCTCAATTAA
- a CDS encoding putative signal transducing protein — protein sequence MDSNYIKVFGGNSIEAQRVELALKENNIEPILKDETESARLAGFGTPLPELVEIFVNKDEEVRALAIITEIN from the coding sequence ATGGATTCAAACTATATAAAAGTATTCGGTGGCAATAGCATAGAAGCGCAGCGCGTAGAACTTGCATTAAAAGAAAATAACATTGAACCTATTCTTAAAGACGAAACCGAATCTGCACGCCTGGCAGGTTTTGGCACTCCTTTACCTGAGTTGGTCGAAATCTTTGTTAATAAAGATGAAGAAGTAAGAGCCTTGGCTATTATTACTGAAATCAACTAA
- a CDS encoding 3-keto-disaccharide hydrolase encodes MNTTKTTLVFLLLAVFSLNVTQAQEGHPLEGKWNLTINQEGEKLPSWLEIRHSGTNTLIGRFTYAFGSARPVAEIEKHGELFSFEIPPQWEPGASNMEFEGKIVGDGLAGTMIYVDGKTYNWTATKSPKLPYYKNAKEGKTVKLFNGKNLNGWVMKPGNQWAVLDGILTSAKPGVNLISEEKFNDFKLHAEFRYPEGSNSGMYLRGRYEVQIADNIGLEPSSIYFGGIYGLLTPNENAAMKAGEWQTYDITLIGRRVTIVANGKTVISNQNIEAMTGGALDNNEAEAGSIMIQGDHGPVEFRKLEITRLSKG; translated from the coding sequence ATGAATACTACTAAAACAACATTAGTTTTCCTTTTACTTGCAGTTTTTAGCTTAAATGTAACTCAAGCGCAGGAAGGACATCCTCTAGAAGGAAAATGGAATTTAACAATTAATCAAGAAGGAGAAAAATTACCATCTTGGTTAGAAATTAGACATTCAGGTACCAATACATTAATCGGTCGATTTACCTATGCTTTTGGTAGCGCAAGACCAGTAGCGGAAATTGAAAAGCATGGTGAATTGTTTTCCTTTGAAATTCCGCCACAATGGGAGCCAGGGGCTTCTAATATGGAATTTGAGGGAAAAATTGTAGGTGACGGATTAGCAGGAACCATGATTTATGTAGATGGAAAAACCTATAATTGGACAGCTACCAAATCGCCTAAGCTTCCGTATTATAAAAATGCAAAAGAAGGTAAGACGGTTAAACTATTTAATGGTAAGAATTTAAATGGATGGGTGATGAAACCTGGCAATCAATGGGCAGTTTTAGATGGTATACTTACAAGTGCTAAACCTGGAGTAAATTTAATATCCGAAGAAAAATTCAATGATTTTAAATTGCATGCAGAATTTAGATACCCAGAAGGTAGTAATAGTGGTATGTATTTAAGAGGGCGTTATGAAGTACAGATTGCTGATAATATAGGTTTGGAACCTTCGTCTATTTATTTTGGAGGAATCTATGGTTTACTTACGCCAAATGAAAATGCGGCTATGAAAGCAGGGGAGTGGCAAACGTATGATATTACCTTAATAGGAAGAAGGGTAACTATTGTAGCTAACGGAAAGACCGTAATTTCAAATCAGAATATTGAGGCGATGACCGGTGGTGCTTTAGATAATAATGAAGCTGAAGCCGGATCAATAATGATACAAGGTGACCATGGACCAGTAGAATTTAGAAAGTTAGAAATTACACGTTTAAGTAAAGGATAG
- a CDS encoding AAA family ATPase — protein MEDNTQDENNVEFNTRIDLTKLQDSVAKVKSELGKVIIGQQEMIELLIVSILANGHSLIEGVPGVAKTVTAKLLAKTMNVDFSRIQFTPDLMPSDILGTSIFNVKTSEFEFKKGPIFSNIILIDEINRAPAKTQAALFEAMAERQITIDGNEFQMQPPFLVFATQNPIEQEGTYRLPEAQLDRFLFKINVHYPTLEEEIQILENKHQQKNTNVEALIDSVLSAEQIAAYQLVIKDIIVEDNLLKYIAAIVNNTRTNANLYLGASPRASIAILDASKAVAAINGRDFITPDDIKKVVGPILGHRIILTPEREMEGYTAEKMISDLIQTIEIPR, from the coding sequence ATGGAAGATAACACACAAGATGAAAACAACGTAGAATTTAATACGCGCATTGACCTTACCAAACTGCAGGATTCTGTAGCTAAGGTGAAATCTGAATTAGGAAAAGTAATTATCGGTCAACAAGAAATGATCGAATTATTAATTGTTTCTATTCTAGCGAATGGTCATTCTCTTATTGAAGGTGTACCAGGTGTTGCAAAAACAGTGACCGCAAAACTCTTGGCAAAAACAATGAACGTTGATTTTAGTAGAATTCAATTTACGCCAGATCTAATGCCTAGCGATATTTTGGGCACGTCTATATTCAATGTAAAGACTTCAGAATTTGAATTCAAAAAGGGACCTATATTCTCAAATATTATTTTGATTGATGAGATAAACCGTGCGCCTGCAAAAACCCAAGCTGCTCTTTTTGAAGCTATGGCAGAACGACAAATTACTATTGATGGAAATGAATTTCAAATGCAGCCTCCGTTTTTAGTGTTTGCCACTCAAAACCCAATTGAACAAGAAGGCACCTACCGATTGCCAGAAGCTCAATTAGACCGTTTTCTTTTTAAAATAAATGTACACTACCCTACTTTAGAAGAAGAAATACAAATTTTAGAAAACAAGCATCAACAGAAAAATACTAATGTAGAAGCCTTGATAGATTCTGTTCTGTCTGCCGAACAAATTGCTGCTTATCAATTGGTAATAAAAGATATTATCGTTGAAGATAATTTACTGAAGTACATAGCCGCGATTGTCAACAACACAAGAACTAATGCCAATTTATATTTAGGAGCATCACCAAGAGCTTCTATAGCCATACTGGATGCCTCTAAAGCTGTTGCAGCTATCAATGGTAGAGATTTTATAACTCCTGATGATATAAAGAAGGTGGTAGGTCCTATATTAGGCCATAGAATTATCTTAACACCAGAACGAGAAATGGAAGGCTACACCGCAGAGAAAATGATCAGCGACCTTATTCAAACTATCGAAATTCCTAGATAA